In a single window of the Silurus meridionalis isolate SWU-2019-XX chromosome 8, ASM1480568v1, whole genome shotgun sequence genome:
- the htr7a gene encoding 5-hydroxytryptamine receptor 7 translates to MVEARAVGVNSGAAFLLARLFAMARDTGDTGVAGSGSESWAMMMMSQPPPPSGGPRIPPEAGNWTRCAAHVQSYGGMERALIGGVLTALTLVTACGNLLVVVSVCSVKKLRQPSNYLIVSLALADLSVALAVMPFVSVTDLIGGRWIFGQFFCNVFIAMDVMCCTASIMTLCVISIDRYLGITRPLTYPVRQNGWCMARMVLSVWLLSASITLPPLFGWAQNVNDDNQCLISQDFGYTIYSTAVAFYIPMSVMLVMYRRIYRAAKLSAAKHAISGFPRPSEEDDEDGDDDRTSRDDDSDCITTAMKMHRLRGAKWNEAERKSASIFRREQKAAATLGMVLGAFTFCWLPFFVLSTLRPFVCGVRCSCVPLWIERTLLWLGYANSLINPFIYAFSNRDLRTAYRSLLACRYRNINRRLSAAGVHEALRLGPRSEVTLSV, encoded by the exons ATGGTCGAGGCGCGTGCGGTGGGGGTGAATTCCGGTGCGGCGTTTCTCCTCGCGCGGCTCTTCGCCATGGCGCGCGACACGGGGGACACGGGCGTAGCGGGCTCGGGGTCCGAGTCCTgggcaatgatgatgatgagccaGCCGCCTCCTCCGTCCGGGGGTCCGCGGATTCCGCCCGAGGCGGGGAACTGGACGCGCTGCGCCGCGCACGTGCAGAGCTACGGCGGCATGGAGCGCGCGCTGATCGGTGGTGTCCTGACGGCGCTGACGCTCGTGACGGCGTGCGGGAACCTGCTGGTGGTGGTATCCGTGTGCTCGGTGAAAAAGTTGCGGCAGCCCTCCAACTACCTGATCGTGTCTCTCGCGCTGGCAGACCTGTCCGTGGCGCTCGCGGTCATGCCATTCGTAAGCGTCACGGACCTGATCGGCGGCCGCTGGATCTTTGGGCAGTTCTTCTGCAACGTCTTCATCGCTATGGACGTCATGTGCTGCACGGCGTCCATCATGACCCTCTGCGTCATCAGCATTGACAG GTACCTGGGCATAACGAGGCCTTTGACGTACCCAGTGCGTCAGAACGGATGGTGCATGGCAAGAATGGTCCTGTCTGTGTGGTTACTCTCAGCCTCCATCACGCTGCCACCGCTGTTCGGGTGGGCGCAGAACGTGAACGACGATAACCAGTGTCTGATCAGCCAGGACTTTGGCTACACCATCTACTCCACCGCCGTGGCCTTCTACATCCCCATGAGCGTCATGCTGGTCATGTACCGCCGGATTTACCGCGCCGCCAAGCTCAGTGCCGCCAAACATGCCATCTCTGGGTTCCCGCGTCCGAGCGAAGAAGACGACGAAGATGGAGACGATGACAGGACCAGCCGAGATGACGACAGTGACTGCATTACCACAGCTATGAAGATGCACCGACTCCGAGGAGCAAAGTGGAATGAAGCCGAGCGTAAAAGCGCCTCCATATTCAGGCGCGAGCAGAAAGCGGCGGCTACACTGGGCATGGTGCTGGGGGCGTTTACTTTCTGCTGGCTGCCGTTCTTCGTTCTGTCGACACTGCGCCCGTTCGTGTGTGGAGTTCGCTGCAGCTGCGTACCTCTGTGGATCGAGAGAACGCTGCTGTGGCTCGGTTACGCCAACTCGCTCATCAACCCCTTCATCTACGCCTTCTCCAACCGTGACCTGCGCACCGCCTACCGCAGCCTCCTCGCCTGCCGCTACCGCAACATCAACCGCAGGCTCTCTGCCGCCGGCGTCCACGAGGCCCTCCGACTGGGCCCGAGGTCAGAGGTCACGCTGTCCGTCTGA